A region from the Streptomyces tsukubensis genome encodes:
- a CDS encoding rodlin: MLKKVMATAVVGLSVVGAGAGQAMAIGDHTGTTSVSGNGASQSYGNAETYGDMSPQLSLVQGSLNKPCIGLPLKANAGSLVGVLVPVAVQDIPILSAPQNQQCTENSTQAKGDEPLSHLLSNIPVLSGNGVANS, encoded by the coding sequence ATGCTCAAGAAGGTTATGGCGACCGCAGTGGTCGGCCTCTCCGTGGTGGGCGCGGGTGCCGGGCAGGCTATGGCCATCGGCGACCACACGGGCACCACGTCGGTCAGCGGCAACGGCGCGTCGCAGTCCTACGGCAACGCCGAGACCTACGGCGACATGAGCCCCCAGCTCAGCCTGGTCCAGGGGTCACTGAACAAGCCCTGCATCGGTCTGCCGCTGAAGGCCAACGCCGGCTCCCTCGTGGGCGTCCTCGTGCCGGTCGCCGTCCAGGACATCCCGATCCTGTCGGCTCCGCAGAACCAGCAGTGCACCGAGAACTCGACGCAGGCCAAGGGCGACGAGCCGCTCTCGCACCTGCTCAGCAACATCCCGGTCCTCTCGGGCAACGGCGTCGCCAACAGCTGA
- a CDS encoding chaplin: protein MNTAKKAAVVLATAGLAAGAAAGNAFASSDANGAAANSPGVLSGNVVQVPVHVPVNVVGNSINVIGLLNPAFGNTGANA, encoded by the coding sequence ATGAACACTGCCAAGAAGGCCGCCGTGGTGCTCGCCACCGCCGGACTCGCCGCGGGTGCCGCCGCCGGCAACGCGTTCGCCAGCAGCGACGCGAACGGCGCCGCCGCCAACTCCCCGGGCGTCCTGTCCGGCAATGTGGTCCAGGTCCCGGTGCACGTGCCGGTCAACGTCGTCGGCAACTCGATCAACGTCATCGGGCTGCTGAACCCGGCCTTCGGCAACACCGGCGCCAACGCCTGA